The Montipora capricornis isolate CH-2021 chromosome 3, ASM3666992v2, whole genome shotgun sequence genome includes the window GTACATGGCAGTGCAATCTTTGAGGGGCATTTTTGTTAATCATTGCAGATTTATTGAGCCCCACCCTTCCCATCCCAAGGTCGTGGAGGTAATCATCCCGGGGGGgggaaacagacggggatgctcgtcgtctcgcttaggggtgttaattttggattttggtctcatttagggtgttctgggcaaagtgccaatattttaagccgccaaggtctcgtttagggttccgtgAAGAAACACAGAATAACGCGAAGAGAAGCAGAAGTCAaatcttctttttaacttgGTTTGTTTACCACAATACCTCTGTGATTATAAATCAAAGATTTCTACAAATAGTAGAGAACATTATAATCTGATTAATCAGTGATAATAAAGGAAGCGTTATTACAAGACGTTGTCATTGCACGTCGTATTTGTGTGTTTTTaagcggtctcttttagggtcaaaatttgcttaagccacgcccagattggtctcctttacggggcacaaaaagcttgagccacgcccagatggtctcctttaggggctaaattcaaaatttccgacgagcatccctgtctgttccatatgggagtccccccccgggTTAATTATCCAGTCTGGTTCACCAATAATCTTTCCACTGGTCCGTGTTCCAGTGTGACGGTGCTGGTTAGCGTCTGCTCCAGGGTGGTTCCTGCTTGTGGGGTTCCAGACCATGCCTGGATCAAAACAGGCCCCTTTCTGCTAACAGTTGCCAAGATCATTGGCGATCAGTTTAACTCGGAAAGTACCTGTGACCCAAGCCTTTGAATTCAATACTGCAGCTACTGAGttgtttgtaaaaataataaatgactACATACAATCATAGCAACGACTGTGTTTGATTACCATCTAGACCACACATTGCATAGCCCATGGTGTCTGGAGAAATTTGAGAGAATGGTGTGCAATCAGCTTCTGGAACTAACTGCACTTGAATGCACATACAGACTGTACCACTCTTCTCGAGCCAATGTTACAAGTCTGAACATCAGTTGTGCTTCTGCCGATGTTGCTGTATAAAGTAGACCATTCTCGCCTGCTGAGTGGCTCAGTTCCTACAATCTTTCTATAGCTCAGAGGTCATTCTTAATTATTTGTCACTTTCATAATCACTGTTTTATTGCAGGAGTGGTGACACCAGAGGCTACACGTACTCAAGTCCCAATACTCAAAATAGGAAAAAGTTACCAGTCGAGAGTAACAAACCTCATGTTCTAGACTTGTATATTCCCCTTCAGTCTGTTCTCTTATGATTATCATGTCAATGTCACTATgcctaaagaaaaataaaaagccAAACTAAATTAACTTAGATCCTCGCTTCAGACATTATAGAGTGCTCAACAAAAGAGAAAAGTTGAAACTAAAGAAAATaaagtgcaaaacaaaaatgagcTATCACACCTGGTTTCAAACCCTGGAATGCTTTTACAGTGAACAACATTGGCAAACAAGTCCAGCTCAGttctataaaaagaaaactgggctCATTCAAACAAGCTTTAACAAAATAGACACCTCTTTTTTAAAATACCACTGAAATTATACACAAAAAGGAGACATTCATATCAAACACAACAAGGTACTGTACAAGCCATGCATACTATTACGAGTATTTTTATTATATCACACCAAAAGGAAACAGGTGAGCAATCAGAATgcacacttatgtccaggattgaccctaattagatgcacatcTACtgttgacatccaacacgaggTGTTGACAAACAATACAAACGTTTCCTGCAGTTTACCCTTTCTGCAGGCTTAGGGACTGAATTATGAAGAGTACAGCTGGACAAACTCATAAGGTTCAGGTTACAGCCTATAAAAGGCACCCCTTGAAGCTTAATGTACTACAGGGTCTACATGGAGATAGCACGACTTTCAAATGAACTTGAAAATTAAATCTAAAAACAGAacataaacaaaaatgcaaaacaaacaaatggacgcAAACAAactcatctctccatggaaagTGATTTGAAAGGTCATGTGAAATGCATTAATGTGATTAGGCATTTCAAACTGTTTACtgccatattaggagtttctttgacgggaataaggagaagctttgttttaatcttgccgaAGGTTGACCAGTCTGTGAAACAAATTGTGAACACCTTtgcaaggtcatacgaaagttgTTCTATGATCCTAAAAGAATCATAACAGAGCAATAATTTATGCAATTAGATTGACTGAAACACAGCCTACATGGATGATAACCAAAACAATATCCTTACTTACAAAGGAGTGCAGCAAAGGGTATTACGATCTGTAAAACAGGACATGGCATTCCACCAAACATAACAATCATGCACatgataataaaattaaatattgtgAAGCTCTAGGAATATCATTCCTTGGACATAGTGTAAAGAACTTAAGTGGCACAGGTCTCCTCATGCTAAAAATCTCACCATGGAAAGCTACAGtctaatacatgtacagtgtagttgAATAAATGAGACAAAAATGACCAGTGCTTACTTCATTTTTTGATTAAGGGACAAATGATCTTGGGTGGAGATACTAGAGGGAGTAGTCAGTGCACCTGGACATAATGAAAAATACAAACCTTTTTGTTAAACAATAGACAAAGAACACAAACAATTTTACAACTCTTGTAGTCACAAATCTCTGGTAAAAGTAGACTTGCACTGTTGTTCTGCAGTAAGCTCAGATTTTATTTCAATTGCCATTACTAGCCAGCAATTTTCACTATTTTTTGCTGTGGTTTCACACACACGTACACACCGAAAAAAGGCCCAAATTCCCCAAATTTCTGCTGGCGAAGGGCATTTCAATTTTTCAGAGATGGGGTTGGTTAATATTATGGACatcgataaataaataaacaatcacTGCACTTTTGTGGCTAGGAAAAAGACAATTGCAATTCTGAAGTCTTTTTTAGAGTTATGTATCTTTACATTAACCTTTTAATCCAACTCCAGTTTTCTTCATTGACTGAACAACATCATCCAAAGTATATCTGCTACCATACATCATATCActtgaaaataaacaaagtacTACAGTTTAATCTTGACAAACCCACCAGAGAAAATAATCACTAAATCATGAGTCAGGATCATTTTTAAAGTCAAAGCTCTTTAAAACCATCGTAGTTCTTCATTAGTGCAACATAAGTTTCAGTGGGTGGTTGTCATTTAGAGCAGTCCACAAAAAAGCggaatcaaaataaaataaatattatttggaGCTGGTGCTAAGCATGGTAAATacaatttaattaagttaatgtGACAAagtcacaacaacaacaaaattgatTACTGAGTATTAAATACCGGTAAATTGCTATTATTCAAGAatatcacaaaaaaattaagttgGCTCACTAATAAATGAACTTGTCCATTTTggtaaagaaggtctctttcaGCCAGTTTGTAAATTAGGTGGCTGAATGCACTTAGCAATATCCATGCAAGAGATATGGTTCTGTGGTTAAGGAGCTAATTAGATTTGCATGTGATTTCGCCAGGTTAAAATCCTATTGTGGCAACAGGTTGGATTTGTCGTTGGGGGTCCTAATTTAAAACCCATTTAACTAAGTCTCgccttgtaaatagccaactggttgacTCATATGCCAAATGGGGTTCTTAAAGATGTTCTGTTTcatttgaaatgtttctttcagACATAGTTAATGgagggaatggttatgaaacccgacagatttctttgttgtaggtttttgttctcttttttgaccttgaccgtgcacaaaacacaatagttgtttattccgtactgaggaactaaccaatagaaacgtgttggttacgtaactcatgcatagtgtatgagcgcaaaacaaaagattgtgcacggtcgtggactttccaacctaaatcttggcatctttgtctgcccctttgatgtttgccgagcttccaaaccattcccctctattaactatgtttcagattatgattcACAACCTAGATACATCCACTAAAAaacctttaacccattgactcctaggagtgacagattttactctctgTCTACTGCCAGACAATTTACTTGTCAGtaggggggggagagggggggggggggggtggaagtGGTTAAGGAGTCAACATATTAACAACCTCTGCATCCATTCAAAATTATACCccttttacatgtacagtaagtttaacaaattgatgtcagtttttcatgcgtctgtcctgttattgatcatgaattgcatCATAATATTGTCAAAAGAGCTGTCGATggcgagtggatccgcagactactttgtcaatgttatgatgaaattcattgtcaataataggacagacgcatgaaaaactgacatcaatttgttttttccaataacaaaaaggcagaggggtcaaaattaagtcaaaacacgagaagaaagcgagacaaaaatgcgagaaacttcaatcttacccaagcaatatcgcgtcattatcgagTAAATTATACATTTATGtatctgtccgcttattgacaataaaaattcgccAATGAGCGCGtaagaatttttgcagtcattgtaaaaactGTATTTGCAACCAATCTagatctacaatcttggacaaaatagatgggaaatttgtaccccccgcccccccaaatcaaggatgagaAATGGTGCATTTTGGCTTTTGCAcagcttcatccttgatttggagGGATGGGGGTTTGCTgctccattttattctgtctaagaTTTTAGATCGAGAGAAGTGCCTTTTAACTATAAGACTTACAGTTAAAAGGCACTTCTCTAGATCTAGATCTAGATCTAGATCGGTCACAGATACAGTACTTTAATACAGTGTTTTATGCAGAGCAATAACTGAATAGATCAGATTGGCTGAGAGTATTGCAATATAAATTATCATTACTGAAGTGCAGTACCAAAATGATCATGAGACTAGTTTCTACTACATTAGTGGAAACTggaacatgaaaatttggtcTCATCAAACAGGTTAGACACACAAGAAAAATTTGCAAGatttgaattttgacagttaGCCCTTCATCACAGTGAATTCACTCTGACAGCAAAGGCGGGAAATGTCAGCTGCAAATTTTTTGTTTGGCAGCGGTTTTATCATTTACCTTTATCAGCCTGTTTGATGAGACCAACTTTCCACCAATAATGAAAGTGTGTATCACAACTGACCAAAAACGTCAACATTACACAAATGTACCGCTAATCACAATCAGAAACAAGATCCTTGGAATATTATTCCCTACCTTATAGGAATTTCATCCCAATCTACAGGAGCACCAGCCGCACTAAGAGGAAACAATCAGGAGAAAAAtcaatgagagaagtgatcctcactcTTATTTAACACATTGACTCCTGgaggttccccactgacgagtaaaattaattgtctggcattagacagagtaaaatactaagtccgGCAGGTTTAGGCCGGTcagggtgtcaaagggttatgGGGGCATACGGTAgttttttagtgagtgattTAAGCAATAACATTGTCTCTTTAATTTTATAGACACCTGGAAAATTCaagtggctccaacgggattcaaacccatgacgatgctggtgcaatgccataccaactgggctatgaagccacacagttgggggCAGGTTCGGTCGGTGTTCAAATGTATATTGAAGTACAGGTTGACACATTCATTTCATTAATCAGGAGACAGTTAATCATGCACTCACCTCCTCCCCTTCCCCCCGCCCGCTGTCAGCTGCTTCAAGTCAACATGTCTCATACATCCAAATGATCTGTTTATAAATGTCCCTACAGCACAACTGTACATTCAGGAATAAAACCAGAAACACATTGGAAGGCGAGCGCTCTTACCAAAGTGTCAGTCCCACACACATTTATACATGTAGTCTCCTGGTCTCCTATACCAGATTAGAGGAACTTTACCACAACTTTGCGTTGGGATACGCTgagaaattattcaaaattttaaCCAGAATCCCAAAACTTTTGGCTTTTTCAAAGTTTTATGACTTCTGGCAAATAAGTAAACACTAGTGTAACAAAAATGTACCGCTGTAAATGGGTATGACCTTACCTGAAAATGCGTCTTACACTGTGGCAAAGTTCTGGTCCAACACCATCCCCTGGGATTAAAGTTACCATGTGACGAGTTTGTGATTGTGCAAGTGGCTCACTGCTTGATTTTGATGCAACAGAAGTGCTCAACATTCTTGATTTTCCAAGAGCAGCAGGCAAAAACTAAAAGAGAATAATTATTGCTTACATATATAGCGGTTATTAGACAGAGGCGCAAAGATATGAGTTTTATTTCAAGTggtaaaaacattattttacgaACGAGCGCAGCGAGTGAGTAAAATATTGCTTTTaacacaagaaaataaaatCCATATCTTCAAGCCACTGTGTAATTTTcctttattatatagacaggagAGGAGAACAAACTTTATCGCAACTTCTTGCAGCTCAgcgacaggaatttcttcaatttcacATATATTCTTTGtgttagcattttcttgtttctcagagaAGGATTTTTTGTCAGCTTCAGAGAACTTCACAAATCTATTGCTTGCCATTTTTCACTAACTGTTTGCACAAACAACCAtgcaaaggcgggaaatgaTGTCATCAATATCCTCACTAGTAAGGGTGTGGAAAATACGACATTTGGGTCCTGGATGTGGCTTcatatgaattttatgagtgGTATGTCTTTCAGTAAAGCGCCCCTGTCTATTAAACAATAAATTAATACAAGGGCatgctggatatgaagtgataaataaCAAAAGAGGCTTGTAGCGccaagttggttataatcatatTATATCCAGCCAGCACAaatattaaggaggctcgaaatagtttctccttttttcaaacaaataaacatattctgtccttagatacagttagggtaatcatctCAAGATGAAATTTGGCCGGGTATTACCGGTAAGTACCCAttgtagatttctcacattacattttcctccaaacaatattattgccaTGTGGCAAcgtattaggcatttctttgagccttaaaatcaataTATGTAGTCTTTTTTGACGAAAcaggacggtgaaattttcccaatTAGCGtcaccagataatgttagaaatcctctctaaaatatttaaaattcaacaaaatctgtccgccagttttttggaaaaatcagtttttttggaatgtctctaactttttttttcacctacagaattttttaaatttgaaagacaaacactttaaattaatctaagctaacatgcaaaaaatgaaaaaaattcatcgtctggaagcagagatataaacaagtaaagttgcaaaatcaggaaaaatgaggccagggggttacaagatcagcattcaTGCATGCGTCACCCACTCATTccagtccgcgcgcgagtggagctacaggccaacacaaacagatttaagtgaccattaaaccgtttgtgtagaagtttcatagttttcgtgaataggagatgtctatttatactccttatatataggaattaggagaagggtgagcgaaattagcggtattgtttatttttcgtgacccatttgaatcatgagctgatgCGAGCAGCTTatgaattgcgtgtgtggcttacgcgcgtgtgctcagctgaaaaccctttcgagcctccttaaaaattccaggatcaacaactcttccttgttaatttctgcctcggtcaattctgGCCTAAACgacttttgtcggccattttttctcatacatgtagctgcaaaaatgttatcagcttgctttattgctggttcattccttgaccatattaggtatggcaggtatatgaactaatagcctgtgtctggcgagccaatgaaaatgttggaaatctgatatccgtagttcactTTTTTATAAATAATATGGACTCTACGCCCCTGTATAAGAATCACATAATTTAGCACTTGGTATCACGAGCGTCCCCAGGTGAGCGTATAGAGGAATGTGTAATTGCATGGGTGCCTTAGGGATATGCCAAGTTTCTTTGATTAATATTCGAAAAAAAAGGCAGTGACACCACGTCTGAACACTTAACAGTGTATCTATGTCAGATAAGGTTAATGGCAAAGAACAAACGTTTTAAGAGGACAAAATTACCTGAAAACTTTGCTTTATCAACGCAGTCCTACCAAAGGCACAAGACATCTTCACGGCCGCCATTTTAATTGCGTATTTTTAAAGTGGATATATTCCATTTATACTACATGACGCGAATAACAGAAAAGTTGTAAACAACTGCTGGCCAATATCATTAAACACCCAGCTGCGCGGCCATTTAGCGCGGGAaactttcaatatggcggctgtCCCCACCATAAGGAAACTGGACGAAGCTGTTGTAAATCGTATCGCGGCTGGAGAAGTTATTCAAAGACCTGCCAATGCGCTGAAAGAAATGATAGAAAACTCTCTTGATGCAAAGGCTTCATCCATAACGGTGACCGTGAAATCTGGTGGATTGAAACTGCTTCAGATACAGGACAACGGGTGTGGAATCAGAAAAGAAGACATGAGCATCGTTTGCGAGCGTTTTACAACAAGTAAGCTGGTGAAGTTTGAAGATCTGAGCTCGATTGCGACCTATGGCTTTCGAGGAGAAGCTCTGGCGAGTATCAGTCACGTGGCTCATGTAACAATCACTACAAGAACTGCGGAATCCACTTGTGCTTTCAAGGCAAGTTATTCGGATGGAAAACTTGTCCCTCCTAGGCCTGGTTTGTCGGCTGACCCTAAACCTTGTGCTGGCAACAAAGGTACGCAAATCAGTGTGGAGGACTTGTTTTACAACGTGTCAACCCGACGAAAAGCGTTAAAAAGCCCCGGAGAAGAATTCGCCAAAATTGCTGATGTTGTGAGCAAGTACGCTATTCATAACTCAGGGGTTGCTTTCACGTTGAAAAAGCAAGGTGAGAGCATGGCAGACGTGAGAACGACCAATGGTGCTTCAATTTTAGACAATATCCGTGCAATTTATGGAGCTGCAGTTGCTAGAGAATTGATGGAAGTGAGCTGTGACAACCAAAGATATGCGTTCAAAATGCACGGTTACATTTCTAATGCGAATTATTCTGTCAAAAAGCTTCAGTTTCTGTTGTTTATAAATCACCGTCTTGTTGACTCCTCGGCTTTGAGGAAAGCAATAGAAGCACTCTATGAAGCTTACATACCAAAGAACAGCCATCCATTTGCATATGTCTCTCTTGAAATATCACCAAATAACGTTGATGTCAATGTTCACCCAACAAAACATGAGGTCCACTTTTTGCATGAAGATTCCATTATTGAAGCTGTTCAGAAAGCCTTTGAAGAAAAGCTACTGGGAGCAAATTCATCACGTACATATTACACCCAGACTCTTCTTCCTGGGGTCCCTGTGATGGACACTTCGTCAGGTTAGTTGTACAGTAGTTAGGGAAGGCAATTTAAACGTTGTTGTCATGGACATCACAAACAGCAACCTAAATCTGGTATTTATTGGGATCTTTTCtgataaaaaataacaaatttgaattcGAGAAAACTGGCTTGTTACCTTCAGCTTGCCTAATTATAGGCCGGCTTTTATCAGGTCAACAATAGTGGCATTTTCCCAAacttgtgcaaaaaaaaaaaaatccatggcataggctttttcagcaaagaaaacgctgaaacactatgtatggcatagaaatcttcttaaaaagactccttgaaaactcaattcctggttcttgaaaactccatGAATACTCCTAGAATTTTATAGGCAAAAATAAAGCACAAACCCTGATTTAAATTTCAAATAGCGATAGTTGATTTTTGTATGGCAGGCAATCAAGGCCAGTGTACAAAATGTTGATATAGGTTttgtcagaaacccataagggttgaaacgtgtaacgcgcgttcacagcttccgaatattcagtgcgaactgattggttgaatgtttcagtgctaagtaccatatttggaaacccctcgctcttgttgttcaaaatatggtacttagcaaattgaatattcggaagcttgtttctcagcacacaaggggccgttacacgtttcaacccttatgagtttctggttttgtttattatacacTTAGTGACATCAGATGAGGGGGACAAATCAAGTGCAGGCAAAGTTTATGCACATCAAATGGTGCGAACAGATAGCAGAGAGCAGACTCTGCATGCATTTCTGCCTCCCAAGGATTTCACACATACAACAAAAAGGTACTGTTGTAATTTAAGTGTTGGTAATGGCGTGACCAAATTAGGATGAGTGTCGACACTGCTTGCTGTAGCTAGACTTGGTTGGTCTTTGGGGGTTACCAGCTCACACAGAGTCCAATAGACTTGAACACACTCAAGACTTGATTACATTCTGCTTTAATAGTTAAATCAAAGTGCTTATAGTGCCACTATgacgaaaatttttggttttcttttcgaattttttctacgtcaattaagtcaatatgttcaaaataatacaatgcatttaaatttggaatgATAGAAGCGCgataagtcgggaaatagccagccaaaaaccgcaaaaaatctgtctgccattactcggacggcattggagaagcctgcggtcttcacgcaagacttggctcgtgacgtcatacacgcatcgcttcgtgggcgtttgacaaagtgaacaagtcgatcaaggagtaatgtatataatatcagcaaaaagcaactcacATATGACGTCAGAAcccaggcgatccagctagacccaacccttttccttgctcacagtcatttgccgttcgagtaatggcggacaggaaaaaccgaaaaactatgttacaataatcatactttccgtgggaattttgagataaaaattggcatgatacctatttagtacatctattttcaaaatctaatgaaaaaaggacatgcaaaattttcatcgtagtggcactttataTACATAATGGTAGCGAGCTAAACGTGATTAAATATGTGAGAGAGTATAAGATGTTTCCGTCCTAGTAAACATCCTAATTCTTACGTGAGCATAACGCCATACTTACATATCGATGCATACATAAATCCTGAGGAACTAGGCGTTTAGAATCCCACATGAAATCCAAGTAGAAGAAAGGACTAGTTCCCACGATGTAATACGTTGGCTGTGTATGCAACACGTAAACGGTATATTTGCACATTTAATTGAGCAACAATACAAATGTTCTTCCGATTCGCATCAGATGAATAACTGATCTACTTATAGTTCGACAGGTCACATTACAGTGTAGTTAAGTGTCACGCTCTTCTTAACTTTACTACAGTACCATGTAACAAACTTACATGTATTGAAACCAATGCTTAGACTGTAGTGTGGATTTAGGTACTAAACTTCTTGTACACAATTACATTGTACATGCCATCATGTATATTatctgaaaaaattaataatgattattGGTATGTAAGAAATGTTTCAATCTCATCCTATTGAGAGAATACTGACTGGTACAatataattttcctttttagtTAAAGTTGTCCTAAAAGGTGATACAAAGATATTTTTCATGACGTTATGTGTCTCCCAAAATTTTGTTCTTTTAGCATAACTCAGGGACCTGCAGataaagaaaatcaa containing:
- the LOC138043719 gene encoding DNA mismatch repair protein Mlh1-like, coding for MAAVPTIRKLDEAVVNRIAAGEVIQRPANALKEMIENSLDAKASSITVTVKSGGLKLLQIQDNGCGIRKEDMSIVCERFTTSKLVKFEDLSSIATYGFRGEALASISHVAHVTITTRTAESTCAFKASYSDGKLVPPRPGLSADPKPCAGNKGTQISVEDLFYNVSTRRKALKSPGEEFAKIADVVSKYAIHNSGVAFTLKKQGESMADVRTTNGASILDNIRAIYGAAVARELMEVSCDNQRYAFKMHGYISNANYSVKKLQFLLFINHRLVDSSALRKAIEALYEAYIPKNSHPFAYVSLEISPNNVDVNVHPTKHEVHFLHEDSIIEAVQKAFEEKLLGANSSRTYYTQTLLPGVPVMDTSSVTSDEGDKSSAGKVYAHQMVRTDSREQTLHAFLPPKDFTHTTKSITQGPADKENQESSSVTIEEPSTSGSSTSCTTDRAKSAESHPSNTTDHVDENVSDKPLDSKKPRLEEKADTMVKNASKSGICREIRLTSVLNLRKAIDDNEHKGMKELFEDHKFVGCVNKSLALVQHSTKLFLANVTTLSKELFYQIIMFKFGNFDFLRLSEPAPIYELALLALDCEESGWTEADGTKDQLATYIVNLLKEKATMLLDYFSLEIDEEGCILTLPLLLDGFTPNLNGLPMFVLRLATEVDWDSEEGCFRTFGKECSRFYAFKADPYEEDDDDAQNTDAAKPSNHSWQWTVEHVLFPAFRTGIVPPNRFSEDGTLLQIANLPDLYKVFERC